The DNA region GAACAAGCGAggatgctctgtgtgtgtgtatgtatgtatgtatcacGCCCAGCAAAGAGGCATCCAAACATCTCTGAACCACAAACCAATGGTAGAGGGTCTAGGGTGAGGACCCAAACCCCTTGATGGTGTGCTCCATCACACCCTCACACTGTGGTAATACCAGCACACAGTAAACACCCAGAAAGAAGAGGTTCTCGGCGGGCTGATCTAGCACCTGCTTCCATGACCCCCTCAATCACCACATCATTAACCATTTACAGCTCATAGCAGAAGCTCAGAACACTCACTCTGTCTAAAGCACTATAACACACTGCTACTCCAAAGCAGTGATCTTCAACTCTGTTCCTTCTAGCACATTACTGAACAGTTACATATTCAATAACAAAACAAGCTTGTGTATGTGTTAAACTCAAGGTCCTTGACACAGGGCCAGAGCATAACCTCAAGAGTATGGGGAAATATAACAGAGCATTAATTTAACTAATTAACATTACAATTAACAACCATAAAACCTTCCTGTTAAAACGTGTTGTGTTTGAGAGATTCAAAAGCACAGTGTCTGTCTGCACAGTGCTATGGGTTTAGTGGGCCCAGGACCTCAGTGAGGACAATCTAGATACAGGGAAATAAACAGACAGGAAACACAGACGTCATATCCTCCCTCAAGAGTCTCCAGTGTGGCCCTCTCTGATTGGTCAGCGGTGGGTTGCGACTGAACCAATGGGTGGTGTCGCACAGTGAATAAAGTGCTTTGATTGAACACCAGCAGTCCACTGACAATGGAGAGGGAGACCATAACTCAGACTGGCTGAACAAACCCAGGGCTCAGTTAGTAATCACTGATCTAACACTACTGGATAGGCAAAAGCAAGGGTTACACTACATAGCTTTCACCTATCCAGTCATCTCAGACCAGAGATTActtgaggaggagaggggacagagaacaGGAGTAGAAAGAAAAGGGCTGTAGaaagttttattttttatagaaggctcacttgcacacacacagctATCAGCCTGCAGAGTGAAAACTAACGACTCTACACACCAAGCGACTGTTGTGGACGGATGCCTACTAGCACTGACCTCTCAGAAAGGCAAACTAACGAAGCTTAAAGAAAGTGTTTTCTGAGATTCACACAGACTTTTGTAGGAAAGACTAATGCAGTCACttcagagagggagatgagaaatGAGAGGAAAGGTGAGCCAGTGGAGGTGTAGCTGAGCAGAGGGGACAGTGATGAGGGGATGGGACAGAGAGTCAAATCTCACTTGTTCTTTCCTTCCATCCTTCACAGCCATATGGTGGTATACATGTTCTCATGCACACAGACACtgtcctcagtcagtcagtcagtaaggaAGATATAAACTAACACTAAACAACAAAACCACATGAGGTTCAAAACATTGAGCCAGGCCACCACGGAAACCGAAATAAAACCCTCTAAACCaagagaaacaaaacaaaaaacttaAGGTTAAGAGAGAAAGAtgtggaaggggagagaggtggaACTTCTGTGGGGCTAGTCTTCCCCAGAGGGCGCGTCCTCTTCCGAaccgtcctcctcttcctcctcctcctcctcctcctcctcagcgtCTTCTTTTTCCTTCTTCTCCTTCCCAGGTGCCTCCTTTGTTTTCTTGGGAGCGGGGGAGGAGTCTTTcttcaccacctcctcctcctcctcttcttcctcctccagaGGGCTCTCTGGCTCCTCCTCTTCAGGCGAGCTCTTCTCTGTGGCCTTGGCGGCGCTTGGGCGACCTTTACCCTTTCCTTTCATTGGGCTGGGGGtcactgggagaggagaggcacacacacacagttagggaTACACATTAATTCAATTATGTTTTGAGGCTGGAAGGATACTAAAACTTTATCTAAAAATGGCCTGTACAACAACCTATGCTTTTAGTTCTGAAGGATATGGGTGGGTGATTGATTCATAGTGAGCGGTCCTACCGGTGGCCTTTAGTCGTGGTTTGGGGgatttcttctccttcctctccggccTGCTCCGTCTCATCACCTTCTTGCTGCTCCTCTTGCTCTTAGAGCGGCCGTAGTcactatcatcatcatcctcaacCATGAAGTCCTCATCACTGCCCGACTCATcagctagagaggagagggacgagCTAGTGATTATTGGTCATTTCACCTGACAAATGTCAGTTTCCATAGTGGTTTAATTTATGGTCCATGAAAGCCATTCATGTGGTTTATCTATAGTTTGTAAAGCACTGTGGTTGATATACGGTCAATGTAATATTGAGTGGTTGACTTACGATCCATGTAGGCCTGCTCAGTGCTGTGTGGATAACTTAGTTTCAGTGTACATTTTTGTGGTTGTGTCAGTAGTCCTATAGTGTAGAGTGGTCCAGGTAGGCCCATTTTGAGTGGTTGACTTACGGTCTGGGAAGGCCTCCTCCTGGTCTTTGCGTTCCTCGTCCTCGCTGCCTCCGTCTCCCAGCaggatctctctctgtttggACACGGCCTTGGTGGCAGCCTGGCGCACCGTACGCACCTTACGACTCACCTCCTCATCACTGTCATCTACACAC from Coregonus clupeaformis isolate EN_2021a chromosome 12, ASM2061545v1, whole genome shotgun sequence includes:
- the LOC121577672 gene encoding nuclear ubiquitous casein and cyclin-dependent kinase substrate 1, whose translation is MSRPVRNKKVVNYSQFQESDDADEEYGRNSDKPKKPRAAPREVKRKRSKNSQEDSEDSDEKLSKSKNDSADDFGSDEGNDFGEEDDEDGGSDFEAKRGKKGKTAKVAKPTKRTPKRKRPADDSDEEVSRKVRTVRQAATKAVSKQREILLGDGGSEDEERKDQEEAFPDPDESGSDEDFMVEDDDDSDYGRSKSKRSSKKVMRRSRPERKEKKSPKPRLKATVTPSPMKGKGKGRPSAAKATEKSSPEEEEPESPLEEEEEEEEEVVKKDSSPAPKKTKEAPGKEKKEKEDAEEEEEEEEEEEDGSEEDAPSGED